In Cystobacter fuscus DSM 2262, the genomic stretch TGAGCAGCACGGCCAGCAGGCTCACGACCACGAGTCCCAGGCTCAAGGCCTTCACGGTCCACCCAGCTTCAGCGCGCTGCGGAAGGCCTTCAGATGCTTGTACATGACCTCACCGGGACACTCCGTGGTCTTCTTGTAATCGCGGTGCCCACCCAAGAGCCGGAGGGTGGGGAACTCGGTCTTCAAGGTGAGGATGAGCTTCGAGGCGGCATCGAGCTGGGTCTTCGAGAGATCATCATCGTCGAAGTCCCACCAGTTATGGTCGAAGTCTCCCATCATCAGGATGCCCACCTTGGACGTGTTGGCCCCCTCGACGTGGGAGCCTTTGTACCTCAGGTCGCGCCCTTCGTAGATGGTTCCCTTGGGATGGACGAGGTAGTGGTACCCGACGTCATCCCAACCTCTGTCCTCCATGTGCTTCGTTTCAATCTGCTTTGGGATCCGTCCCCCCTCCGTTTCCGGAGTGATGGATGACGACCGTCGTGTAGTCCCAGTCCCGGTCCATGGTGCCGTAGTTGGGGGACCGGGCTCCCCATTTCCCGCGCCGGACGATGGAGTGCTTCGCGGCGATGCGATCGATCACCTGAAGTCGTGGATCCTGACCCGGAACGGAGGCAGGGCGCACCGCACCCACCACGGTGTTCCCTCGGACCCGCGGCGAGGCGGTGGACCCCCCGCCCGCCTTGGCGGAGATGGCTTTCGGCTGACTCGCGACCTGTCCCTGGGGTTGAACCTTCTGGCTCGACTGTCTGCATGCCACGCAGGTGAGTGGCGCACCATGCTCGCATCGAAGCGAGATCTTGCAGGTGATGCACTGGTTGGACGGCATGCCGTGGATGCAGAGGTTCATCACAAGGCGCCCCCTTCTCGCTTGCCCAGGTTTGTTCACGGAGTCCGGCGACCGGGGCTTGGCGGAATCTACCATGCCGGGAAGGGAGCCAGGCACTTCCCTGGACGGTGCTGGCACGAGCCGAGAGGGGCTCTTGCCGCCTGCCCCGGGGGCCGATAAAGCGCGGGGGTGCGTTCTCTCTGTCTGCGGTGCCTTCGTCCCCAGGCCACGTGCTACTGCGCGCGCGTGCCCCGGGTGGACTCGCGCACCCACGTCGTCTTCCTCCAGCACCCCCGCGAGCGGCGGGTGGCCATCGGCACCGCCCGCATGGCGCACCTGTCCCTGCCCAACTCCGAGTTGCACGTGGGCGTGGACTTCACCGGCCACGCCCGCCTCGCCGAACTCGCCGCCCGTCCCGAGCGCGTCGCCGTCCTCTTCCCCGGCGAGGAAGCCATGTCCCTCGAGGAGGCGAGGGCGAACCCCCCCGAGACGCTCATCGTGGTGGATGGCACCTGGCCGCTCGCGCGCAAGCTGGTGAAGACCAACCCGCTGCTCGCGGGTCTGCCGCGCATCGGCTTCGTCCCGCGCCGCCCGAGCAACTACCGCATCCGCGCCGAGCCGGCCGACCACTGTGTCTCCACCATCGAGGCCGTGGTGGAGGTGCTGGGCCTGCTCGAGGGCGGCCAGGAGCGCTTCGACACGCTGCTCGGCGCCTTCGACTTCATGGTGGACACGCAGCTCGAGCGCCAGTCGACGCGCGAGGGCCCGGGGCGCAAGCGTCTCTACAAGGCTCCCTGGCGGCCGCCCCTGGAGCTGCGCTCGATCGCCGAGGACTTCGAGCACCTGGTGCTCCTCTACGCCGAGGCCAACGCGCACCCCCAGGAGGAGAACCTCCCCTCGGAGCTCGCGCACCTCGTGGCGGTGCGGCCCTCCACCGGCGAGCGTCTGGAGGCGGTGCTCGCGCCGCGCCAGCCGCTCGCGCGCAGCACGTCCCTGCACGTGGAGCTGTCCGAGGCGGAGCTGCTCGCGGGCGAGTCCGTGGAGTCGGGCCTCGCGCGCTTCCAGGCCTTCCTGCGCCCGGGGGACAAGCTCGCGGTGTGGACGATGTTCGCGTTGGATCTGCTGCGGCGCGACGGCTTCCCCGTGCCCGAGGCGGTCAACGTGCGGCTCGCGAGCGCGCGGGCGCTCAAGCAGAAGACGGGCGGGGTGGAACAGGCGGCGGAGCTGCTGGGGGGGCCTCGGCTCGAGCCCTGGGCTCGGGGGCGCGCCGGCCGGCGCATCGCGGCCCTGGAGGCGGT encodes the following:
- a CDS encoding peptidoglycan recognition protein family protein codes for the protein MEDRGWDDVGYHYLVHPKGTIYEGRDLRYKGSHVEGANTSKVGILMMGDFDHNWWDFDDDDLSKTQLDAASKLILTLKTEFPTLRLLGGHRDYKKTTECPGEVMYKHLKAFRSALKLGGP
- a CDS encoding tRNA-uridine aminocarboxypropyltransferase, with the translated sequence MRSLCLRCLRPQATCYCARVPRVDSRTHVVFLQHPRERRVAIGTARMAHLSLPNSELHVGVDFTGHARLAELAARPERVAVLFPGEEAMSLEEARANPPETLIVVDGTWPLARKLVKTNPLLAGLPRIGFVPRRPSNYRIRAEPADHCVSTIEAVVEVLGLLEGGQERFDTLLGAFDFMVDTQLERQSTREGPGRKRLYKAPWRPPLELRSIAEDFEHLVLLYAEANAHPQEENLPSELAHLVAVRPSTGERLEAVLAPRQPLARSTSLHVELSEAELLAGESVESGLARFQAFLRPGDKLAVWTMFALDLLRRDGFPVPEAVNVRLASARALKQKTGGVEQAAELLGGPRLEPWARGRAGRRIAALEAVVRALAERGRATEPPARRSMAQGHVPPERGGGH